In Vibrio quintilis, the DNA window GCATTGTCGGTGATAAAGGCCACATTCACGTCGCTTTCGGGGATGTTATCGGGCAGGATTTTGAGTCACCTGAAGCACTGGCTGCTGAAATTGACCGGCAAATTCATCAAAATTACAGGTTATTCCCGGTGAATTTACTTGCTGCTGGTCAGGAAGACAGTGCCGGTATCACGGATACAACCCGTCAGACGCTGAAACAAAAGCTGGCTAAGTTGCCGGAAGGTGCGCATAAATATTTGCTCTCGAGCTATGCGAACCCTGTGAAAAACGTACCGGAGTAACCCCGTACCCAAAATAATCTCTTACCCGGAAACGGTTCTGTTGCAGAACATGCCTGTCGCCAGACAGATAGCAGAATTGTTTCCGGCGGTTGTCAGGTTATCTGACAACAACGCCTCCGAGTGTCAGCTTCTCCGGCCATTTTTTGATAACATTCCCACCAAGAAAAATATTGCCTTTGACGGTGAGCTGGTCCGGGAGGGCTGTGATACCCGAACCGCCGATATGCAGGTCGCCATCAACAATTAATCCGTTTGGTAGTTTTGACAGTGGTGTCCTGACGACACTCAAATCACCTTTAACCCGAAATCGCGCCGGTAGTTTATTCAGTTGTGTATCCGTAAAATTCAGGTAACCACCGACCCGGATTCCTGCAGGCCAGTTTTTGATTTGAGCACCGAGAAAATTAGCAGATCCCTTGATTTTGGTTCCTCTGGGGACTTTCTCCAATGCACAGTTGGTTGCGACCAGGCTTCCCTGTACATCAAGTCCCTTGGGCAATGATCTGATATCTGTCCGGGAGATATTCAGATCCCGTTTTACGACCAAACCATCCGGTAACTGAGTATAGGGCTTATCGGTTAAATCGAGGTTGCCATAGTTATCCAGATAATTCAGCAAATGATAGTGATCCAGCAGTGCAGCCGAAACCGGGAAATGTATCAGCAATAAACAACCGAGAAGAAAGGCTATGATTTTACGCACAATTTTATTCTTAATACTGACATTTTATGGGTTTTAGTATGGCGGAAGCCTGAAAGGCTTTCAATATGAAGGGCGAAGAAAGATTAGACAACAGAAGCTGATGAATTGTGAGTCAGGGCCTGCCAATGCTCATCGTGGCGCCAGGTCAGGCCCCGGGAAAGGAATTACCCTTTGTTCAGGGAACGCGACTTCAGTTCAAAAATTATTTTCTCAGCACTGACTTCAAACTCAAATTTTGCGGTGAGCTCCTGGGTATCTTCATTGATAGGATCCGCTTCATACCGGACATTGGCACAAACCTGTTTCGCAAGCTCAATATATTTATCCAGTTCAGATTGCAATGTGGCATTGGTTCCACCCATGATTTTTACATCAGCAACATTGTCCCCTTCCTTGATGATATAACCGATTTCTCCGAAGGTTCCGCATGCTTCGCAGACTTCATTTTCAACTTGGTCATTTGTGCTCATAAGATATCCTCTAAAATAACGACTATTTATTTTTAAGTCTTCAAACTCATTATACTTGAAATCGTGAATG includes these proteins:
- a CDS encoding DUF406 family protein → MSTNDQVENEVCEACGTFGEIGYIIKEGDNVADVKIMGGTNATLQSELDKYIELAKQVCANVRYEADPINEDTQELTAKFEFEVSAEKIIFELKSRSLNKG